GCCGTCACCCGGCTTGGCCCCATGGAGGGCACCTCGACCCGGGCGGAGCTGGCCACGCTGCTTGCTACGACCGAAACCGCCTGAACATCCAGGACTGATCCCATGACAAATCCCCTGCACGACCTTGCAAACTGGCGCCACAAGGCCGGACCGTCTAGCATCCCGTCGGTGTGTTCCGCCAATGCCCTGGTGCTGCGCGCCGCCATGCGTGCCACCGCCCCCACCACCCTGCCCCTGCTGATCGAGGCCACCTGCAACCAGGTGAACCAGGATGGCGGCTACACCGGAATGACCCCGGCGGATTTCCGGACCTTCGTCGAAGGCATCGCGGCCGAAGAAGGCTTCGACACCGGGCGCCTGCTGCTTGGCGGCGATCATCTCGGCCCGAACCCGTGGAAAGCCCTTCCAGCGGACGAGGCGATGGACAAGGCCGACGCGATGATCCGGGCGTTCTCGGCAGCGGGCTTCACCAAGCTGCACCTCGACTGTTCCATGGGTTGCGCGGGCGAGCCCGTGGCGCTTGACGACACGGTCACCGCATCGCGGGCCGCCTGCCTTGCCGCCGCTGCCGAGGACGCCCGGCCTTCGGGCGGCATTGCCCCAGTCTACATCATCGGCACCGAGGTCCCGATCCCCGGCGGCGCCATGGAGGAACTCGACACGCTCGAGCTGACCGATCCCGATGCCGCCCGCACGACGGTGCAGGTTCACCGGGACGCCTTTGCCGCTGCAGGGCAGGACGATGCCTTCTCACGGGTAATCGCGGCAGTCGTGCAGCCGGGCGTGGAGTTCGGCAACCACAACGTCATCGACTACGACAGCGCGGCGGCGCGGGATCTGTCGGCAGCGCTGAAGGACCTGCCGGGCCTCTGCTTCGAGGCGCATTCCACCGACTACCAGCGCCGCGCCGGCCTCGCGGCCCTGGTGCGGGACGGGTTTGCCATCCTCAAGGTCGGCCCCGGCCTGACCTTCATGCTACGCGAGGCGCTCTACGGGCTCGACCAGATCGCCGAGGAACTCTTCCCCGGCCAGCGCAGCCGCACCCTGCGCCAGACCATGGAAGACGTGATGATGGCCGCGCCCGCCAACTGGGATCGCTACTACGAAGGGACCGACGCGGAACGCGCGCTGCAGCGGCATTTCAGCTACTCCGACCGCATCCGCTACTACTGGCCGCAGCCCGACGCCGAAGCCGCCGTGGCCGAGCTATTCACCCTTTTGGGGGACAGGCTCTTGCCCGAAACCCTGATCGGGCAGTACCTAGGAGCGCGCTATGCCGCCGTCCGGGGAGGCACGCTGACGCCGAAGGCCGAGGATCTCGCGCTCGCCGCCGTCGAAGCGCTGATGCAGGATTACCTTTCGGCCTGCGGGGCCTGAGGCTATCAGGTGGCCCGTACGCCGCACAGGAGCAAGACACGCCACATGGTGAAACGAACGGATATCAGGACGATGGAGGATTTCTCGGCCTATGTCGGGCTGTCCCGCCCGACCGTGTCGAAATTCTTCAACGATCCAGCGTCCGTGCGCGACACCACCCGGGCACGGATCGAGACGGCGCTCAAAGAGAGCGGATTCAGCCCGAACATCTTCGCGGTGAACCTCAAGCGGCGGCGCAGCCGGATCATCGGGATCATCATCCCCAATTCGACCGATCCGTTCTACATGGAGCTGACACGGTCAGTCGAAGAGTTGGCGGCGAAGGCGGGCTATCTTGCCTTCATGCTGTCGACCAACGGCCAGCACGCGCTGGAAAGCTCTGCCATAGACAGGCTGCAGTCGATGACGGTGGCAGGGCTGATCGTCGTTCCCACCGGCGCGACCGGGCGCAGCGTGCGGCTTGCGCAGCTCGAGAACGAGATACCGCTGGTCTACGTGGACAGCCCCCCCGATCACCCGGTCGCCTTCGTCGGCACCGACAACATGCAAAGCATGGGGCTGATCGTCGACTACCTCTGCCGGTCGGGCGAGCCCCCCTGCTATCTCGGCATGCCGAACATCAACCGCAACGCGGCGGCCCGTCTCGACGCCTATGTCCGGGCCATGGCGGCGGCGGGTCAGCCCCCGCACATCCTGCCTATCCCGGACAGCGACAGCTGGGAGTTCGAGCGGTTCGGCCATGAGTGCGCCCGTGATCTCCTTGCGGGCGGTCTCCCCACGCGCACGCTGCTGTGTGCCAATGATCGTATCGCGCTAGGCGCGCAGCTTGCCGCCTGGGAGGCCGGGCTGAAGGTCGGGCGCGACGAGGATTGCGACCTGCGCATCGCCGGGCACGACGATCACCCTCAGGCGCGCTTTTCCTGCCCGCCCCTGACCACGGTGGCGCAGAATTACGGCGAGATGGCCCGGGCCATGTCCGAGTTGATCTCGTGCATCGAACACGACGGCAAGACCAAGCCACGCAACATCCTGCTGCGGGCGGAACTGAAACTCAGGGCCTCGGCCTGACCTCTCCGACCCGCCGCCGCAATCCTCGGCGCCGGCATTGAAGGTTCCCGTCGGTGCGGGAATGTTCGCACCAATATTTCCTGCCACACGGAAAACAGAACGACCATGCGACCAATTTCCTTCGAGGCGATCCTGTGGGACGTGGATGGCATCCTTCCTTGCGACAGAGCCCTCGGCAACGTCCCCCCGGTTCGACAGGTTACGGCTTCGGTACCGGGGCGATCCGCATGTCGCGGGCATGGCGCGAGAGCGCGAGGTAGCGGTAGAGACCGTGGACGAACTTGCCGTAGGGCATGGTCAGGAAGAACGTCAGCACCGCGCCCAGGTGCAGGGCGAGAAGGGGGCCCAGCAGGGCCGTTTCGCCGAGGACCCGCAGGGCAAGGCCGCTTGCGCCGACGAGAAGCAGCATCAGGATGAAGCCCACCTCCATGCCGCGGAAGCCCTGGGCGCCCAGTTCCTCCATCCGGCCTTGCTTGGCCCGCAGCAGTCCGATGGGGCCGATCACCAGGCCGAGGCCGCCTGCGATCCCCAGAAGGGCCGGGCCGCTGTGCCAGGCGTAGGGCGCATGCCAGCCGAAGACATAGTGATAGATCGTCGCCAGCGAGGTCGCTGCGAGGCAGAGCAGGAAGCCGTAGAAGGTGAAGTGATGCCACAGCCGCCGACGGTCCGTCGGCTGGTCGTCGTCGTTGAAGCAGCCCATGCCACCACCGTCGAGATAGCGCAGCTGCGCGGCATCGAGGGTCGCCTGGGCGTGATCCGTGACGCCGACCTGTGGCGTGCCGACATCGTGCCAGAAGGCGCGGGCGCCCATGAAGACCGCGATCAGCATCCACAGGAAGGCCGCGCCGAAGAGGGCGATCATCGCATTATGCGGCATCAGGGCATAGAAGCTGGCGTCGTTCAGATGTGAGCCCAGCAGTGCATCGGGCTCGTTTGCCGCCACGAAACCAAGGATGAAAAGCGCGGTAATCAGCGTCATGCCGATGGCCAGGGCCGTACCGTGGCGGGCGAACAGCGGCCTTGCGGCCTTCGGGCAGGCATAGTGGGCGTAGCTTTCGGCGCGGACCTGCGCCAGCGTGCCCGGCACGTTCACCGCAAACTCATGCGGCGGGGCGAACTGGCAATCGTGATAGCAGGCGCCGCAGTTGTGACAGAGATTGGCGAGGTGGTTCAGGTCGCCATCACTGAAGGATCGCTTCAGCTCCATCGCGGGGAACACGGCGCAGAGCCCTTCGCAGTAGCGGCAGGAGTTGCAGACCGTCATCAGACGGTCGGCCTCGGCCAGGGCGGGTGTACTATGCGACATGGGCGGCGGCCCCCTCTCCGGCGAGACGTCCGAAGACGGCTCCGATGGTCATTCCGATGCCGGCGGCATAGCCTTGGCCCAGTACGTTGCCGGCCATGATCTCCCCGGCCGCGTACATGTTCTCGGCGGGGCAGCCATTCTGCATCACCATGCGAGCGCGGTCATCGACGCGCACCCCGAGGTAGGTGAAGGTGATGCCGGGCCGAACGGGGTAGGCGTAGAAGGGCGCGGTCTCGATCCGCTGCGCCCAGTTGCTCTTCTCGGGGGACAGCCCCTCGGTACGGTTGCCGTCAGGCTCCACGTGGTGGAAGGGGCGGCCGCCGACGACCGCCTTGTTGAAGGTATCGACGGTCTCGCAAAGCTGCACCTGGTCGAGCGAGAGCTTGTCCGCAAGCTCGACGATGCTGCTGGCTTCGACCGGCGGGTAACGGCATCTAGTTTCCGCGTAGTGAATTACGCAGGCAGATTGAAATCAGTGGGTCAAGACCCTGTAAACGACTTACTAGGCAGGTATCGAGTTCTTGTGAATGTATCCATCCTTCATGATCAAGAGAAGGTTGGCGTCCGGGTCGGCAATAAGATCAATATCTTCTGTCGGGTCACCATCGACGATCAGAATGTCAGCAAAGGCCCCAACCTCGATGACACCGAGTTTCCCCCTATAGGGTGCACGTTCGCCTGAAAGTGCAAGGAGATCCCCGTTGTCGCCCGTTGCCATTTTTAAAGCCTTGGCAGGTGTATACCAGCGTTTCATTGCCGCAAGCATATTGCCCTGATTAACCGTCGCGGCCGGAGCAAAGAGGATATCCGTTCCCCAACCCACTTTTGCCTTGTGCTTGATGGCCAATTCATAAGCCCGATCAGTGCCGTCCCAGACCATCTGTTGTTTTCGCTGGTTCTCCTTGTCGGAGTATCGGTTCATGTCGGAGGCCTCGGTGAACGGCTGCAAACACCACCAGACGTCATGATCGACAATGAGCTTAACCGAGTCTTCGTCGGCCAATTGACCATGTTCGATACAGCGCGCTCCAGCCTTGACATAGCGGCTAATGCCCGCCGGGGTATAGATATGGGCCGTGATGTATGTGCCCCAATCGGCCGCTGCCCTAACGGCCACGCTGATTTCTTCGGGCAGGAACTGGAGCGTGTCGAGCGGATCATAGAGCGACGACACGCCGCCGCCGCCTGTCAGCTTGATCTGGCTGGCGCCCAGCATGAGTTGCTCACGCACGCGATGCAGAACCTGGTCTGGCCCGTCCGCGATCGCGGCCGCGCCGATCTCTTCGGAATAGGTGATCCGACCCTCGGAGCGCGGAACATCTGAGCGCATACGAAAATCGCCATGACCGCCAGTTTGCGAGATCAGCGCGCCGGCAGGAAAAATTCGGGGGCCAGGAGCAAGCCCTTCATCGATCGCGCGCTTGAGGGCAAAGGAAGGCCCGCCAACATCGCGGACGGTAGTGAAACCCCGCATCAAGGTGCGCTCTGCCTCGGCGCTTGCTGCCAGATAAACATAGCCGATATCGCTCGTCAGCAGACTAATCATGGGCAAGGGGGCGAACATCGCGTGCCAATGCGCGTCGATCAGGCCCGGCATCAACGTGCGCCCGCCGCAGTCAATCACCGTGACGTCCTGCGAAGCGGTCACGTCACCTTCGGCGAGCGCGGTTATCTTTCCGTCATCTACGCGCAGATGAAAGCCGTCGCGAAGTGTCTCTCCCTGTCCGTCAAAAAGACGAAAATTCTTGAATACGGTTGGTGCAGGGGTAGTTTCCAGTGCAGTTTTCGTTTGCGCGGTCGCCAAGCCCGGCAAACCAAGAGCCGCAATCGATGTCGCCATGCTGGCCATAAAACCGCGCCGGGTCAGGTCAGCAGTCATCCGGTCGGTCAATGCAAAAATCTCCGGCCGGCAGCACAGGCAACTGTGCGGGTCGTGAGCATGAACGCCACCATCCATAGATCTAGTCGCCATGATGATTCCCCTCGTTGGTGCCTTGTCGCGGTCAGCCTCTTGATGGGTTAAGATGAATGTTCTTTATATGCAATGTTTTGCAGGCGATGTGGACACAGTATCTTCGGCATAGATTACTCGCAAGTTGAACTTGATACACAAGCTGGAGCACGTAAAAACTGGGTGATCTCCGTATAATTTCGAACATTCCAACAGCGGCAGATAGTGTCCGATCTTGAAACACGGATCGGTAAGCTTGGCGCTTGAGTCAAGGCGCGCGCACAGAACAACGAGGTGGCCCGGCGGTTGATGACAATCCCCGGCGTTGGTCCCATGATCGCAACAGTTTTGGTCGACCTCGCTCAGCCACCCAGCCCGGCTTCAGTCCAATGCGCTCTTCTGTGCGGTCGAGCATATTGCGCATCGCACCCACCTCGGCGGCCTTGTTTGACCGGCTGGCATACACGTCGACGATAATGGGCGAGCGATCCCTGCGGCGCTTGCTGATCATTGGTGCCAGCAGCGTCCTCATCAAGCGGCATGTGATCATCTCGACCAAGCGGGCGCGCAGGAGATCACCTTGTTCTACGGGCGGCTTTCCGGGCTTCATATCACGGCTCAAAATGGTAGAGGTTCTCCGGACACAATACCAAACGTTGCAATTTCATCCCAATGAAACCAATATGTTACGTAGTAAAATCAGATAGATGAACGTTGTTCGCCCGGACGAATTACTTAACAAAGCCTATACCATCCACAATCCACCAGAGCATGCTGAGGGCATCGTTCGCCGAACCAACATCAATGCTGGTACTGCCAGTGAGCGCTTCGACGGAAATCAAGCCATAGGTAGATCGTCATTCCGAAGCGCATGATCATGGCACGGGTACTCGATGGGGGCTACGATCTTTTCTTGTTCGCCCGTGGTGGTAGGATAGCGAAGCTGTATCCAACCAGGAGATGACGTGCAGAACCCGTTTGATCTCGATCGCTCGCTCATTCTGACAACGCTTACCTTCATTGGGATGCTGCTGGCCGTTCTCGCGCTCTGGCCGCTACAAGAGGATGCTGCCGGTCTCGCTTTGGCAGTGGGTCTTGCTCTTGTCTATTTGGCAGGCGGTCTGCCTGCCGGATGGCGGGCAGCGGTCACCTTGTGGGAGGAGCGCATCCTCGACATAGACCTGCTCATGGTCGTTGCCGCTATTGCAGCGGCGGCGGTTGGCGCACCATTCGAGGGAGCGGTGCTGCTGACGCTCTTCAGCATTTCCACCACGCTGGAGGAGCGTGCGATCGGTCGCGCACGCAGGGCGATCGAGGCACTGATGGCGCTGCGCCCGGAAACAGCGCTGCGCAGAAATTCGGATGGGTCGGTGTCGGAGGTCCCCGCCGCGGATCTGAGTGTGGACGACATCGTGGTGCTGCGTCCCGGAGCGCGCGTTCCCGCCGATGCGGTGATCGTTAGCGGTCGCGGCTCTCTCGATGAGGCAAACATCACCGGCGAATCCATGCCGCTCACAAAGGAACCCGGCGCACAAATTTTCGAAGCGACAATGAACATTGACGGTGTGCTGGAAGCGACCGTGACGAGAACGGTCGCGGAAAGCACGGTCGCCCGCATGATAACGCTGGTCACCGAAGCGCA
This DNA window, taken from Qingshengfaniella alkalisoli, encodes the following:
- a CDS encoding metal-dependent hydrolase family protein, whose translation is MATRSMDGGVHAHDPHSCLCCRPEIFALTDRMTADLTRRGFMASMATSIAALGLPGLATAQTKTALETTPAPTVFKNFRLFDGQGETLRDGFHLRVDDGKITALAEGDVTASQDVTVIDCGGRTLMPGLIDAHWHAMFAPLPMISLLTSDIGYVYLAASAEAERTLMRGFTTVRDVGGPSFALKRAIDEGLAPGPRIFPAGALISQTGGHGDFRMRSDVPRSEGRITYSEEIGAAAIADGPDQVLHRVREQLMLGASQIKLTGGGGVSSLYDPLDTLQFLPEEISVAVRAAADWGTYITAHIYTPAGISRYVKAGARCIEHGQLADEDSVKLIVDHDVWWCLQPFTEASDMNRYSDKENQRKQQMVWDGTDRAYELAIKHKAKVGWGTDILFAPAATVNQGNMLAAMKRWYTPAKALKMATGDNGDLLALSGERAPYRGKLGVIEVGAFADILIVDGDPTEDIDLIADPDANLLLIMKDGYIHKNSIPA
- a CDS encoding D-tagatose-bisphosphate aldolase, class II, non-catalytic subunit gives rise to the protein MTNPLHDLANWRHKAGPSSIPSVCSANALVLRAAMRATAPTTLPLLIEATCNQVNQDGGYTGMTPADFRTFVEGIAAEEGFDTGRLLLGGDHLGPNPWKALPADEAMDKADAMIRAFSAAGFTKLHLDCSMGCAGEPVALDDTVTASRAACLAAAAEDARPSGGIAPVYIIGTEVPIPGGAMEELDTLELTDPDAARTTVQVHRDAFAAAGQDDAFSRVIAAVVQPGVEFGNHNVIDYDSAAARDLSAALKDLPGLCFEAHSTDYQRRAGLAALVRDGFAILKVGPGLTFMLREALYGLDQIAEELFPGQRSRTLRQTMEDVMMAAPANWDRYYEGTDAERALQRHFSYSDRIRYYWPQPDAEAAVAELFTLLGDRLLPETLIGQYLGARYAAVRGGTLTPKAEDLALAAVEALMQDYLSACGA
- a CDS encoding LacI family DNA-binding transcriptional regulator; translation: MEDFSAYVGLSRPTVSKFFNDPASVRDTTRARIETALKESGFSPNIFAVNLKRRRSRIIGIIIPNSTDPFYMELTRSVEELAAKAGYLAFMLSTNGQHALESSAIDRLQSMTVAGLIVVPTGATGRSVRLAQLENEIPLVYVDSPPDHPVAFVGTDNMQSMGLIVDYLCRSGEPPCYLGMPNINRNAAARLDAYVRAMAAAGQPPHILPIPDSDSWEFERFGHECARDLLAGGLPTRTLLCANDRIALGAQLAAWEAGLKVGRDEDCDLRIAGHDDHPQARFSCPPLTTVAQNYGEMARAMSELISCIEHDGKTKPRNILLRAELKLRASA
- the tcuB gene encoding tricarballylate utilization 4Fe-4S protein TcuB → MSHSTPALAEADRLMTVCNSCRYCEGLCAVFPAMELKRSFSDGDLNHLANLCHNCGACYHDCQFAPPHEFAVNVPGTLAQVRAESYAHYACPKAARPLFARHGTALAIGMTLITALFILGFVAANEPDALLGSHLNDASFYALMPHNAMIALFGAAFLWMLIAVFMGARAFWHDVGTPQVGVTDHAQATLDAAQLRYLDGGGMGCFNDDDQPTDRRRLWHHFTFYGFLLCLAATSLATIYHYVFGWHAPYAWHSGPALLGIAGGLGLVIGPIGLLRAKQGRMEELGAQGFRGMEVGFILMLLLVGASGLALRVLGETALLGPLLALHLGAVLTFFLTMPYGKFVHGLYRYLALSRHARDMRIAPVPKP